In Caldisalinibacter kiritimatiensis, one genomic interval encodes:
- a CDS encoding lactate dehydrogenase yields MFYYYKLNNKILFSSTYYPELTTIDVNEAYKTDDIIYYLNSFNPLKSRRSFCVSDPSLLFIKEEGIDLLQYGKNASVVQDWILSKINNRKVMSINTNYPNWTEALNYKLPQKWKVNLLALGDVGGTLLTGLRLLGGDCISEIGIYDRKEARLKRWEHEINQVMAPFENEFYPEVKIISKEQLFDCDMFIFCASRGVPPVGNEDKDVRMVQFEGNSEIISEYAKLARKYNFKGIFAVVTDPVDLLCKVVFLESNKNESGKLDFEGLSADQIRGYGLGVMNARAAYYAKKSPKTNHYIKEGRAFGPHGEGLVIADSIENYNEELSLYLTEKARTANLEVRKTGFKPYIAPALSSGTLSIINTIKGKWHYSATYMGGVYIGANNRLLSSGTEVERLNLPTSLFNRIKSSYKKLEDII; encoded by the coding sequence ATGTTTTATTACTATAAACTAAATAATAAGATATTATTTTCTAGTACATATTATCCTGAATTGACTACAATAGATGTAAATGAAGCATATAAAACTGACGATATTATTTATTACTTAAATAGCTTTAATCCACTAAAATCCCGAAGAAGCTTTTGTGTCTCTGACCCTTCCCTTCTCTTCATCAAAGAAGAAGGGATAGATTTATTACAATATGGAAAAAATGCATCCGTTGTACAAGATTGGATTCTATCTAAAATTAACAATAGAAAAGTAATGTCTATAAACACTAATTATCCAAATTGGACTGAAGCTTTAAATTATAAACTTCCTCAGAAATGGAAAGTCAATCTACTGGCATTAGGTGACGTAGGAGGAACACTTTTAACTGGACTTCGCCTCTTAGGTGGTGACTGTATAAGTGAAATTGGAATTTATGATAGAAAAGAAGCTAGGCTTAAAAGATGGGAACATGAAATAAATCAAGTTATGGCTCCTTTTGAAAATGAATTTTATCCTGAAGTCAAGATTATATCGAAAGAACAATTATTTGATTGCGATATGTTTATATTTTGTGCATCCCGTGGTGTGCCTCCTGTAGGTAATGAAGATAAAGACGTTAGAATGGTTCAATTTGAAGGTAATTCAGAGATAATTAGTGAATACGCAAAACTAGCAAGAAAATACAACTTCAAGGGAATATTTGCAGTAGTTACTGACCCTGTTGACTTGCTTTGTAAAGTAGTTTTTCTAGAAAGTAATAAAAATGAATCGGGTAAACTAGATTTTGAAGGTTTAAGTGCAGACCAAATAAGAGGTTATGGCTTAGGTGTTATGAATGCAAGAGCAGCTTATTATGCTAAAAAATCACCTAAAACTAATCACTACATAAAAGAAGGTAGAGCATTTGGTCCCCACGGAGAAGGGTTAGTTATAGCTGACAGTATTGAAAATTATAACGAGGAATTATCTTTATACCTTACAGAAAAAGCAAGAACTGCTAATTTAGAAGTTAGAAAAACAGGATTTAAACCTTATATAGCCCCTGCTTTATCTTCAGGTACATTATCTATAATCAATACTATAAAAGGTAAATGGCACTACAGTGCTACTTATATGGGTGGAGTATATATAGGAGCTAATAATAGACTATTGTCATCTGGAACTGAAGTAGAAAGACTTAACTTGCCTACTTCACTATTTAATAGAATAAAAAGTTCTTATAAGAAATTGGAGGATATAATATGA
- a CDS encoding flavodoxin family protein: MKKISVIIPEEPSDILDRMIKAAVGDYETEIIKNVDNIPYLTNKRILFAIELDDAGNNINLSRLFSTLYKRGKEALKGSTGAILVHSNSELFTKTVAQEVVFKANQLGCSFPGRPLVEATGALRNLLTMQKVIKKPLEEVCCILCEKLGKRLITDAPKLLKDPQLLVLHASNRETSNTLMLWDMIKRNLDGYKINEIHIENGTVRDCIGCPYKTCKHYGESTSCFYGGIMVEEVYPAVLDADAIIWICPNYNDAVSSNISAVINRLTALFRKTKFYDKTLFGVIVSGNSGSDALAKQLISALNMNKTFRLPPYFSIMATANDRNAILKVPGIEDKAKKFAENMKREIKA, encoded by the coding sequence ATGAAAAAAATTTCTGTAATTATACCCGAAGAACCATCTGATATCCTCGATAGAATGATAAAAGCAGCTGTTGGTGATTATGAAACAGAAATAATAAAGAATGTCGATAATATTCCATACTTAACAAATAAGAGAATATTATTTGCCATAGAGCTTGATGATGCAGGTAATAATATAAATCTTTCTAGACTTTTTAGTACACTATATAAAAGGGGTAAAGAAGCTTTAAAAGGTTCTACAGGAGCAATATTAGTACATAGTAATTCTGAATTATTCACAAAAACTGTAGCTCAAGAAGTTGTATTTAAAGCAAATCAATTAGGATGTAGTTTCCCCGGTAGACCTTTAGTTGAAGCTACTGGTGCACTAAGGAATTTATTGACAATGCAAAAGGTTATAAAAAAACCCCTTGAAGAAGTTTGTTGCATACTTTGTGAAAAGCTAGGAAAAAGACTTATCACAGATGCTCCAAAGCTATTAAAAGACCCTCAGCTACTAGTACTTCACGCAAGTAATCGAGAAACATCTAATACTCTTATGTTATGGGATATGATTAAAAGAAACTTAGATGGTTATAAAATTAATGAGATACATATTGAAAATGGTACAGTTAGAGATTGTATAGGCTGTCCTTATAAAACATGTAAACACTATGGAGAAAGTACTAGCTGTTTTTACGGTGGGATTATGGTTGAAGAAGTATATCCAGCAGTATTAGATGCTGACGCTATTATATGGATTTGTCCAAACTACAATGATGCTGTATCTTCTAATATATCTGCAGTAATCAATCGTCTTACTGCTCTATTTAGAAAAACAAAATTTTACGATAAGACATTATTCGGAGTAATAGTTTCAGGTAACTCTGGAAGTGATGCCCTAGCTAAACAGCTAATAAGTGCCCTTAATATGAATAAGACCTTTAGGCTTCCTCCCTACTTTTCAATTATGGCTACAGCTAATGATAGAAATGCTATATTAAAAGTTCCGGGAATTGAGGATAAAGCTAAAAAATTTGCTGAAAATATGAAAAGAGAGATTAAAGCTTAA
- a CDS encoding FAD-dependent oxidoreductase: MIDLFNGDGPSYVPSEPGLPPVQPPNPTDEQRYALIKYELARANRLEDFNNIIELLDAPPDITTIASPGEFKNVKVAVIGGGEAGLTAAFELRKLGFDITVFEAEENRIGGRVYTYYFDKEKKYYGELGAMRIPVVHGATWHYINLFNLNTRPFVQYNENAYIYVKGIRVRNDPEGKGVMEKIYPEFDLTLWERNTPWPELLNYALETPLLSMPPSIRKEILKMLLKYSYPINYWDFYNIRQVLELMGLSQAAIDLISCISPFVASFYYYSFMEMLHESYPLVFSFLYEIVGGMVNLPLSFYNSLINPNPKEYPDIPNELLGKVTWKGGTWVDGMYQTEDSSKVTLKYKNKRMSTYVYENFDYVVCAIPFSTLRNVEIIPDFSNRKMQAIRELDYSPSQKTIALCSERFWEMGRPNERIIGGGSYSDLPITSIWYPSDHAHNNSFSPNEPGVLLASYNFTLNATRVANAYKGIRFENIKEQVAKVHGISLEYLNSIIKDHVTFSWNEYPWTLGAFCYFRPEQKRIFSYAVTLPEYNNRVFFAGEHISASHGWQNAAIQTGMIAANDLAKVCKARKG, encoded by the coding sequence ATGATAGACTTGTTTAATGGTGATGGTCCATCCTATGTGCCTTCAGAACCTGGATTACCCCCAGTACAACCCCCTAACCCAACTGATGAACAAAGATATGCTTTAATTAAATATGAATTGGCAAGAGCTAATCGACTTGAAGATTTTAACAATATCATAGAACTTCTTGACGCTCCTCCTGACATTACCACCATTGCTTCTCCCGGAGAATTTAAAAACGTAAAGGTAGCAGTTATAGGTGGTGGTGAAGCAGGACTAACAGCAGCCTTTGAACTAAGAAAGCTAGGATTTGATATCACAGTATTTGAAGCAGAAGAAAACCGAATCGGTGGTAGAGTCTATACATACTATTTCGATAAAGAGAAAAAATATTATGGCGAATTAGGAGCTATGCGTATTCCTGTAGTTCATGGTGCAACTTGGCATTATATAAACTTATTTAATTTAAATACTCGCCCTTTCGTACAGTACAATGAAAACGCATATATCTATGTCAAAGGTATCCGAGTAAGAAATGACCCTGAAGGTAAAGGCGTGATGGAAAAAATATATCCTGAATTCGATTTAACATTATGGGAAAGAAATACTCCTTGGCCAGAATTATTAAACTATGCTTTAGAAACTCCATTGCTTAGCATGCCCCCTTCAATCCGAAAAGAAATACTTAAAATGCTTTTAAAATATAGTTATCCTATTAACTATTGGGACTTCTACAATATTAGACAAGTACTAGAACTAATGGGGTTAAGCCAAGCTGCTATAGACCTTATATCATGTATATCACCCTTTGTTGCTTCCTTTTATTACTATAGTTTTATGGAAATGCTCCACGAAAGCTATCCTTTAGTTTTCTCTTTTCTATATGAAATTGTAGGAGGAATGGTTAATTTACCTCTATCCTTTTACAACTCATTAATTAACCCTAATCCTAAGGAATATCCTGATATTCCAAATGAGCTTCTAGGTAAAGTTACATGGAAAGGCGGAACTTGGGTAGATGGAATGTATCAAACAGAAGATTCCAGTAAAGTTACATTAAAATATAAAAATAAACGAATGTCTACTTATGTATATGAAAACTTTGATTATGTAGTGTGTGCTATACCTTTTTCCACTCTTAGAAATGTAGAAATAATCCCTGATTTTAGTAATAGAAAGATGCAAGCAATTCGTGAACTGGATTATTCTCCATCTCAAAAAACAATTGCTTTATGTAGCGAACGTTTTTGGGAAATGGGTAGACCTAATGAAAGAATCATTGGTGGAGGTTCTTACAGCGATTTACCTATAACATCTATTTGGTATCCATCTGACCATGCACATAATAACTCTTTTTCTCCAAATGAACCAGGAGTATTATTAGCATCTTATAACTTTACCCTCAACGCTACAAGAGTTGCTAATGCATATAAAGGTATTAGATTTGAAAACATAAAAGAACAAGTAGCAAAGGTACATGGTATATCTTTAGAGTATCTTAACTCGATAATAAAGGACCACGTTACATTTAGCTGGAATGAATACCCTTGGACATTGGGAGCTTTTTGCTATTTTAGACCTGAGCAAAAGAGAATCTTTTCCTATGCTGTAACTCTACCTGAATATAATAACAGAGTGTTCTTCGCAGGAGAGCATATATCTGCTTCCCATGGATGGCAAAATGCTGCAATACAAACTGGAATGATAGCAGCCAATGATTTAGCAAAGGTATGTAAAGCTAGAAAAGGCTAA
- a CDS encoding PQQ-binding-like beta-propeller repeat protein, giving the protein MRGLKVRIFHVTVATYLTFAVLTGIRIPVRNINDNIHYANIDYPVNEIMKIKLTKYKDIADSVKTTKELKINYNQIDKETLNKIEYSTLKYEEFPTDEKIEFKIPKEYSKVKGVTCFRGNNYRNTASYGTADIKEKRLEIVWDIGIGSIDRWTGVGWNGQPAIIQWPKEHVNRMNIKSSKKNNRNLKEVIYGALDGKVYFIDLEDGTYTRNPIQIPGPIKGSVTVDTRGIPLLYVGQGINKVNGRWVKTGYRIFNLIDQTKLFFINGIDTFAYRGWPAFDSTALIDKDTDTLLICGENGLFYRVKLNTQYDENILSIEPEIMKYRYRIAGNRYQGIENSVAVYKNLAFFADNGGWLQCLDINTFEPIWIRKVTDDTDSTIVLEEEQDIVALYTACEVDKQGSIGYSYVRKIDALSGKLIWEKKYKCHSIIGNHPNNGGVLATPVVGKGNIKDIIVFNIARYGGLNNGVLVALNKDSGEEVWRINLKNYSWSSPVAIYTDKGEGYIVFCDSAGYMYLINGKEGEILHKIDLGANVEGSPAVFENMIVVGTRGQKIYGIRIN; this is encoded by the coding sequence ATGAGAGGATTAAAAGTTAGAATTTTTCATGTTACTGTAGCTACTTATTTAACATTTGCAGTGTTAACAGGGATTAGGATACCAGTGAGAAATATTAATGATAATATACATTATGCAAATATCGATTATCCTGTAAACGAAATAATGAAAATTAAGTTAACAAAATACAAGGATATTGCTGATTCAGTTAAAACAACAAAAGAACTTAAGATTAACTATAATCAAATAGACAAAGAAACTTTAAATAAAATTGAATACAGTACATTAAAATATGAAGAGTTTCCAACTGATGAAAAGATTGAGTTTAAAATACCTAAAGAATATTCTAAAGTGAAGGGAGTTACATGCTTTAGGGGGAACAACTATAGAAATACAGCTTCCTATGGAACTGCTGATATTAAAGAGAAAAGGTTAGAAATAGTATGGGATATTGGTATAGGTAGCATAGATAGGTGGACTGGAGTGGGTTGGAATGGTCAGCCAGCTATTATTCAGTGGCCTAAAGAACATGTTAATAGGATGAATATTAAGTCTAGTAAGAAAAATAATAGAAACTTAAAAGAGGTAATATATGGAGCACTTGATGGTAAAGTATATTTTATAGATTTAGAGGATGGTACTTATACAAGAAATCCTATACAAATACCCGGACCTATAAAGGGGAGCGTTACAGTAGACACTAGAGGAATCCCACTTTTATATGTAGGACAGGGGATAAATAAGGTAAATGGTAGATGGGTAAAAACAGGATATAGGATATTTAATCTTATAGACCAAACAAAGCTTTTCTTTATAAACGGGATTGATACTTTTGCATACAGAGGATGGCCTGCTTTTGACTCTACAGCATTAATCGATAAGGATACGGACACGTTACTCATATGTGGTGAAAATGGTTTATTCTATAGAGTGAAGCTTAATACCCAATATGATGAAAATATATTAAGTATAGAGCCAGAAATTATGAAGTATAGGTATAGGATAGCAGGGAATAGGTATCAGGGTATAGAAAATTCAGTAGCAGTATATAAGAATTTAGCTTTCTTTGCCGATAATGGAGGATGGCTTCAATGCTTGGATATAAATACATTTGAGCCTATATGGATAAGAAAGGTGACAGATGATACAGATAGCACTATAGTCTTAGAAGAGGAACAGGATATAGTAGCTTTATATACAGCATGTGAAGTAGATAAGCAGGGAAGTATTGGGTACAGTTATGTTAGAAAGATTGATGCTTTATCTGGAAAACTGATATGGGAAAAGAAATATAAGTGTCATTCTATAATAGGGAACCATCCTAATAATGGAGGTGTATTAGCTACACCAGTGGTTGGTAAAGGGAATATAAAGGATATTATAGTGTTTAATATAGCGAGATATGGAGGATTGAATAATGGAGTATTAGTTGCATTAAATAAAGATAGTGGAGAGGAAGTATGGAGAATCAATTTAAAAAACTATTCGTGGAGCTCTCCAGTTGCAATTTATACAGATAAAGGAGAAGGATATATAGTCTTTTGTGATTCAGCAGGATATATGTATTTGATTAATGGTAAAGAAGGGGAAATATTACATAAAATCGATTTAGGAGCTAATGTTGAAGGTTCACCTGCAGTTTTTGAAAATATGATTGTAGTAGGTACAAGGGGACAGAAAATATATGGAATAAGGATAAACTAA
- a CDS encoding nicotinate-nicotinamide nucleotide adenylyltransferase yields the protein MKKQFSTKIYNKILTYLLDSKFLENTSVTKKKIKTFVNSNEFRLKLDNLVQNNDYSCKSILELCKDMINELNNDSPPKDWLNYIFQYTLHKSFTHAVTIELNKKLETATLFYLQILRAFSEFENNYILENKEGAFPLEFLSKKEEKSLKNPTEYRKFKKAFYDDYVYEMMKLSKEITKHNTIDHISGVHYLAMHIGRQLYQAGLPVDLGRVSGAAAGHDIGKYGCKGPELKRVPYLHYYYTDVWFKKHNIPYIGHIAVNHSTWDLELENLPLESLILIYCDFRVKNRRTETGNRQMHIFTLKEAFDIVLNKLDNVDEAKEKRYRRVYAKLKDFENYMINLGIDVTFERKHYVEQPKQHYALMQAQEVIENIKYLSVEHNIHLMHKLRSESSLSSILELARSESDWKKLRGYLNIFEEYSTYLTQKQKLITLNFLYELLIHPEEDIRKQAAELIGTLIAIFDEEYRKEVPEDVTLEPPEITSCELLNKYIQLFLYPDHKIIDIHREWIGYSLRIMIYSLFSNCEPQQRKQYRNVLLKYYEKGIDGDDKTKFYLLQAVRYIPFTSFNEESMDKLYNFIFKMLESKNTEIRLSALDRIYYLLFRIDKDCKFINQLKEYLNKDIESSDVVAENFLKFKIARKLSLSKDILIKYENFYKEDNKKMADIFLKNLKSATTWISKKIHIELLLEQVIEDPKNKGLHAAMHFCNLIKVSAIENVRNHAGEALLKIFPFLSLDQRNDVTVELLRGLEIEGYQFTQYIPKYLGQIMLFLHPIELDELIDDFSEKTKQANKQIIILLLRTIGIAIENYPKYTNFFAENEEIYNNRLSRMLGILLNGLANYDDQIKQEAFMVIGKGIFGSKELNLEQKNKIFKLIAKKILTLLTKKEENELVFLNNSASLNHIYRFISDYVFFNGNIVFNENKRIAFFPGTFDPFSLSHKEIAKEIRDLGFEVYLAVDEFSWSKKTQPHILRRNIINMSISDELNIYLFPDDLPVNIANPTNLKKLKSSFKNSEVYIVVGSDVVLNASAYRIESQEYSIHNFPHIIFTRRSSFSSEDDDKRLESALKNINKKIIKLSLPPQYEDISSTQIRNYIDENRDISKLIDPLAQKYIYEYGLYRREPQYKTLLQTNPVNIEILDDIDDIVLEEIVTTIFNGSKSIFNTLRDIKKKLSARFTILRDIDNGHILGFSAFHWIRSSMLFNEFKNNNISEYIRENAIGRIVVLDGIYINPKSAFENLEQIILTETLSFCIAKDYTYAIFKNKINSYSSKFLYEILELQGFIKLPYDANTNPVYVVDMSNPCTLNLDIETIIKEPFKSNLNVKKSIIRSRKRLQKALTKLYPGQLILSFDRNILYQTLVNKICKTNGMPPYQLKPRKLGPYMCVPFGSILKGQTVPNTVTKSMHTEKMFSPDIKSFNIGPYPYYMTLENQIRMLRSFNRSIILVDDLLNKGYRIKAIDPLLKQENIEVKKIIVGILSGRGKELMDIQNREVDSAYFIPNLKVWFNENSMYPFIGGDTVWRGTYPQRNLLPSINFVLPYTSPKFIRGTSTDALYHLSETCIKNSIDILTTLEKEYQNIHERNLTLKHLGEVFISPRCPDHGRDMEYDLNLKPSNYLKNDLEHLRRIENIIKRK from the coding sequence ATGAAAAAGCAATTTTCAACAAAGATATATAATAAAATACTTACTTATTTATTAGACTCAAAATTTTTAGAAAATACATCTGTAACAAAGAAAAAAATAAAAACCTTTGTCAATAGTAATGAATTTAGATTAAAACTAGATAACCTAGTACAAAACAATGATTACAGCTGTAAAAGTATATTAGAATTATGTAAAGATATGATAAATGAACTAAATAATGATTCACCACCGAAAGATTGGCTTAATTACATTTTCCAATACACACTTCATAAGTCTTTTACCCATGCAGTAACAATAGAACTAAATAAAAAACTAGAAACAGCTACTTTATTTTACTTACAAATTTTAAGAGCTTTCTCTGAATTTGAAAATAATTATATTCTAGAAAATAAAGAAGGGGCTTTTCCTTTAGAGTTTTTAAGCAAAAAAGAAGAAAAAAGCCTTAAAAATCCAACAGAATATAGAAAATTCAAAAAAGCATTTTATGACGACTATGTATATGAAATGATGAAGCTTAGTAAAGAAATCACCAAGCATAATACTATTGACCATATAAGTGGTGTACATTATCTAGCAATGCATATAGGTAGGCAGTTATATCAAGCTGGACTCCCTGTAGATTTAGGTAGAGTTTCAGGAGCAGCAGCTGGACACGATATAGGTAAATACGGGTGTAAGGGCCCAGAACTAAAAAGAGTACCTTATCTGCACTATTACTATACTGATGTTTGGTTTAAAAAACACAACATACCATACATTGGACACATTGCAGTAAATCACTCTACTTGGGACTTAGAGCTTGAAAACCTTCCTTTAGAGTCTTTAATTTTAATATACTGTGACTTTAGAGTTAAAAATCGTAGAACTGAAACTGGTAATAGACAAATGCATATTTTCACGCTAAAAGAAGCCTTTGATATAGTGCTAAATAAATTAGACAATGTTGATGAAGCAAAAGAGAAAAGATACAGAAGAGTATATGCTAAACTAAAGGACTTTGAAAATTATATGATTAATTTAGGTATAGATGTTACCTTTGAAAGAAAACACTATGTTGAACAACCTAAACAACACTATGCTCTTATGCAAGCACAAGAAGTAATTGAAAATATTAAATATCTATCAGTTGAACACAATATTCATCTTATGCACAAGCTTAGAAGTGAGTCTTCTCTAAGTAGTATACTAGAGCTTGCACGTAGTGAAAGTGATTGGAAAAAACTTAGAGGTTATTTAAATATTTTTGAGGAATACTCTACTTACTTAACTCAAAAACAAAAGCTAATAACTCTAAATTTCCTTTATGAGCTACTTATCCACCCAGAGGAAGATATAAGAAAACAAGCAGCTGAACTTATAGGAACTTTAATAGCTATTTTTGATGAAGAATATAGAAAAGAAGTTCCAGAGGATGTAACCCTTGAACCACCTGAAATAACTAGCTGTGAGCTATTAAATAAATATATACAACTTTTCCTATATCCTGACCACAAAATTATAGACATTCATAGAGAATGGATAGGTTACAGCCTTAGAATAATGATATATTCTTTATTCTCTAATTGTGAACCACAACAAAGAAAACAATATAGAAATGTATTACTTAAATATTATGAAAAAGGTATTGATGGGGACGATAAGACTAAATTTTATTTACTTCAAGCAGTAAGATATATTCCTTTTACTAGCTTTAATGAAGAATCAATGGATAAACTATATAACTTTATATTTAAAATGCTTGAAAGCAAAAATACAGAAATAAGATTATCAGCCTTAGACAGAATATATTATCTACTTTTCCGTATTGATAAAGACTGTAAATTTATAAACCAGTTAAAGGAATATCTAAATAAAGATATTGAATCTTCTGATGTAGTAGCAGAAAACTTCTTGAAATTTAAAATAGCTAGAAAATTATCATTAAGTAAGGATATCTTAATTAAATATGAAAACTTTTATAAAGAGGACAATAAAAAGATGGCTGATATATTCCTTAAAAATCTTAAAAGTGCTACCACATGGATTAGTAAAAAAATTCATATAGAGCTTTTATTAGAACAAGTTATAGAAGACCCTAAAAACAAGGGCTTACATGCAGCAATGCATTTTTGTAATCTAATAAAGGTTAGTGCTATTGAAAATGTTAGAAACCATGCCGGTGAGGCTTTACTAAAAATATTCCCATTTTTATCTTTAGACCAAAGAAATGATGTAACTGTAGAATTATTGCGTGGTCTAGAAATAGAAGGCTATCAGTTTACTCAATATATACCAAAATATTTAGGTCAAATTATGTTATTCTTACATCCTATTGAACTCGATGAGCTAATTGACGACTTTAGCGAAAAAACTAAGCAAGCCAATAAGCAAATAATAATTTTACTTCTTAGAACAATAGGTATAGCCATTGAAAATTATCCAAAGTATACAAATTTCTTTGCTGAAAACGAAGAAATATATAATAATCGATTATCTAGAATGCTAGGTATTTTATTAAACGGATTAGCTAACTATGATGACCAAATTAAACAAGAAGCTTTCATGGTTATAGGTAAAGGAATATTTGGCTCAAAAGAATTGAATTTAGAGCAAAAAAATAAGATATTTAAGCTCATAGCAAAAAAAATACTTACCTTGCTTACTAAAAAAGAAGAAAATGAACTAGTATTCTTAAATAACTCGGCATCTTTAAATCATATATACAGGTTTATATCTGATTATGTTTTCTTTAATGGAAATATAGTTTTTAATGAAAATAAAAGGATAGCATTTTTCCCAGGTACTTTTGACCCATTTTCATTAAGTCATAAAGAAATAGCTAAAGAAATAAGGGACTTGGGATTTGAAGTATATTTAGCAGTAGATGAATTCTCATGGTCAAAGAAAACTCAACCCCATATTTTAAGACGAAATATAATTAATATGTCAATTTCAGATGAATTAAACATATATTTATTCCCAGATGATTTACCTGTAAACATAGCTAATCCAACTAACTTAAAGAAACTAAAAAGTAGTTTTAAAAACTCAGAGGTATATATAGTAGTTGGAAGTGACGTTGTACTAAATGCATCAGCATATAGAATTGAATCGCAAGAGTATTCTATACACAACTTTCCCCATATCATCTTCACTAGAAGAAGTTCTTTCTCTTCTGAAGATGATGATAAAAGATTGGAAAGTGCACTTAAAAACATTAATAAAAAAATAATAAAACTTTCATTACCTCCACAGTATGAAGATATAAGCTCAACACAAATAAGAAACTATATCGATGAAAATAGAGATATATCAAAACTTATAGACCCGCTAGCTCAAAAATATATCTATGAATACGGTCTATATAGAAGAGAGCCTCAATATAAGACTTTATTGCAAACAAATCCTGTAAATATTGAGATATTAGATGACATAGATGATATTGTATTAGAAGAAATCGTAACAACTATATTTAATGGAAGTAAAAGTATATTTAATACCTTGAGGGATATAAAGAAAAAACTAAGTGCAAGATTTACAATACTAAGAGATATTGATAATGGTCATATTCTAGGTTTTTCTGCTTTTCATTGGATACGCTCAAGTATGCTATTCAACGAATTTAAAAATAACAATATATCAGAGTATATAAGGGAAAATGCAATAGGAAGAATAGTTGTATTAGACGGTATATATATAAATCCAAAATCAGCTTTTGAAAATTTAGAGCAAATAATTCTTACTGAGACATTATCTTTTTGTATTGCAAAAGACTACACTTATGCTATATTTAAAAACAAAATTAACAGCTATTCATCAAAATTCCTTTATGAAATATTAGAGCTTCAAGGCTTTATTAAGTTACCTTATGACGCTAATACTAATCCTGTTTATGTAGTAGATATGAGTAATCCTTGTACATTAAACCTAGACATCGAAACTATAATCAAGGAGCCTTTTAAAAGTAATTTAAATGTTAAAAAATCTATTATTCGCTCAAGAAAACGACTACAAAAAGCACTTACAAAACTATATCCCGGGCAATTAATATTGTCCTTTGATAGAAATATCTTATATCAAACACTGGTAAATAAAATATGTAAAACTAATGGTATGCCACCATATCAATTAAAACCTAGAAAATTAGGTCCATATATGTGCGTACCATTTGGTTCTATACTAAAAGGGCAAACTGTACCAAATACAGTTACTAAATCTATGCATACTGAAAAAATGTTTAGTCCAGATATAAAAAGCTTTAATATAGGGCCATATCCTTACTACATGACTCTAGAAAATCAAATAAGAATGCTTAGGTCATTCAATCGCTCTATAATTCTAGTAGATGATTTATTAAACAAAGGATATAGAATAAAAGCTATAGACCCGTTATTAAAACAAGAAAATATCGAGGTTAAAAAGATAATAGTAGGTATTTTGTCAGGTAGAGGTAAAGAGCTTATGGATATTCAAAATCGAGAAGTAGATAGTGCCTATTTTATTCCTAACTTAAAGGTATGGTTTAATGAAAACTCTATGTATCCATTTATCGGTGGTGATACTGTATGGAGAGGCACTTATCCTCAACGTAACCTACTACCTTCAATCAACTTTGTTTTACCATATACATCACCTAAGTTTATAAGGGGTACATCTACTGATGCTTTATACCATCTATCAGAAACTTGCATAAAGAACTCAATAGATATACTGACAACTTTAGAAAAGGAATATCAAAATATACACGAAAGAAACTTGACACTTAAACATTTAGGTGAAGTTTTCATTTCGCCTAGGTGTCCAGACCATGGTAGAGATATGGAATATGATTTAAACCTTAAACCATCTAATTATCTAAAAAATGACCTAGAACATTTAAGACGAATTGAAAATATTATCAAAAGAAAATAA